The nucleotide sequence AGATAAGGAACAAGACAAGACGTGTGGTTTGGCGCGTCATAGACTGCAAAGCTAAAGGGGCTGTCCTAGATAACGGTCCAGTCCAGTAGCGTCTTCAGCAAGTTGCTCGCCGGACCGTAGTTGAACCGCCACTCGCATTCCTTCAAAAACAGCTCGAAATGAGCCTTCGCGATCCCATTATACCGAC is from Bacteroidota bacterium and encodes:
- a CDS encoding IS1595 family transposase, with the translated sequence RYNGIAKAHFELFLKECEWRFNYGPASNLLKTLLDWTVI